One Rhinopithecus roxellana isolate Shanxi Qingling chromosome 7, ASM756505v1, whole genome shotgun sequence DNA segment encodes these proteins:
- the IDS gene encoding iduronate 2-sulfatase isoform X1, giving the protein MPTPASGRGFLWLSLVLSSVCVALGSETQANSTTDALNILLIIVDDLRPSLGCYGDKLVRSPNIDQLASHSLLFQNAFAQQAVCAPSRVSFLTGRRPDTTRLYDFNSYWRVHAGNFSTIPQYFKENGYVTMSVGKVFHPGITSNHTDDSPYSWSFPPYHPSSEKYENTKTCRGPDGELHANLLCPVDVVDVPEGTLPDKQSTEQAVQLLEKMKTSASPFFLAVGYHKPHIPFRYPKEFQKLYPLENITLAPDSEVPDGLPPVAYNPWMDIRQREDVQALNISVPYGPIPVDFQRKIRQSYFASVSYLDTQVGHLLSALDDLQLANSTIVAFTSDHGWALGEHGEWAKYSNFDVATHVPLMFYVPGRTASLPEAGEKLFPYLDPFDSASELMEPGRQSMDLVELVSLFPTLAGLAGLQVPPRCPVPSFHVELCREGKNLLKHFRFRDLEEDPYLPGNPRELIAYSQYPRPADFPQWNSDKPSLKDIKIMGYSIRTIDYRYTVWVGFNPDEFLANFSDIHAGELYFVDSDPFQDHNMYNDSQGGDLFQLLMP; this is encoded by the exons ATGCCGACGCCCGCGTCCGGCCGAGGCTTTCTCTGGCTCAGTCTGGTCCTGAGCTCCGTCTGCGTCGCCCTCGGATCCGAGACGCAGGCCAACTCGACCACAG ATGCTCTGAACATTCTTCTCATCATCGTGGATGACCTGCGCCCCTCCCTGGGCTGTTATGGGGATAAGCTGGTGAGGTCCCCAAATATCGACCAACTGGCATCCCACAGCCTCCTCTTCCAGAATGCCTTTGCGCAG CAAGCAGTGTGCGCCCCGAGCCGCGTTTCTTTCCTCACTGGCAGGAGACCTGACACCACCCGCCTGTACGACTTCAACTCCTACTGGAGGGTGCACGCTGGAAACTTCTCCACCATCCCCCAGTACTTCAAGGAGAATGGCTATGTGACCATGTCGGTGGGAAAAGTCTTTCACCCTG ggatAACTTCTAACCATACCGATGATTCTCCATATAGCTGGTCTTTTCCACCTTATCATCCTTCCTCTGAGAAGTATGAAAACACTAAG acaTGTCGAGGGCCAGACGGAGAACTCCATGCCAACCTGCTTTGCCCTGTGGATGTGGTGGATGTGCCCGAGGGCACCTTGCCTGACAAACAGAGCACTGAGCAAGCCGTACAGTTGTTGGAAAAGATGAAAACGTCAGCCAGTCCTTTCTTCCTGGCCGTTGGGTATCATAAGCCACACATCCCCTTCAGATACCCCAAG GAATTTCAGAAGTTGTATCCTTTGGAGAACATCACCTTGGCCCCCGATTCCGAGGTCCCTGATGGCCTACCCCCTGTGGCGTACAACCCCTGGATGGACATCAGGCAACGGGAAGATGTCCAAGCCTTAAACATCAGTGTGCCATATGGCCCAATTCCTGTGGACTTTCAG CGGAAAATCCGCCAGAGCTACTTCGCCTCTGTGTCATATTTGGATACACAGGTTGGCCACCTCTTGAGTGCTTTGGACGATCTTCAGCTGGCCAACAGCACCATTGTTGCATTTACCTCGGATCATG GGTGGGCTCTAGGTGAACATGGAGAATGGGCCAAATACAGCAATTTTGATGTTGCTACCCATGTTCCCCTGATGTTCTATGTTCCTGGAAGGACGGCTTCACTTCCGGAGGCAGGCGAGAAGCTTTTCCCTTACCTTGACCCTTTTGATTCAGCCTCAGAGTTGATGGaaccag GCAGGCAATCCATGGACCTTGTGGAACTTGTGTCTCTTTTTCCCACGCTGGCTGGACTTGCAGGACTGCAGGTTCCACCTCGCTGCCCCGTTCCTTCATTTCACGTTGAGCTGTGCAGAGAAGGCAAGAACCTTCTGAAGCATTTTCGATTCCGTGACTTGGAAGAGGATCCATACCTCCCTGGTAATCCCCGTGAACTGATTGCCTATAGCCAGTATCCTCGGCCTGCAGATTTCCCTCAGTGGAATTCTGATAAGCCGAgtttaaaagatataaagatCATGGGCTATTCCATACGCACCATAGACTATAGGTATACTGTGTGGGTTGGCTTCAATCCTGATGAATTTCTGGCTAACTTTTCTGACATCCATGCAGGGGAACTGTATTTTGTGGATTCTGACCCATTTCAGGATCATAATATGTATAATGATTCCCAAGGTGGAGATCTTTTCCAGTTGTTGATGCCTTGA
- the IDS gene encoding iduronate 2-sulfatase isoform X2 has protein sequence MPTPASGRGFLWLSLVLSSVCVALGSETQANSTTDALNILLIIVDDLRPSLGCYGDKLVRSPNIDQLASHSLLFQNAFAQQAVCAPSRVSFLTGRRPDTTRLYDFNSYWRVHAGNFSTIPQYFKENGYVTMSVGKVFHPGITSNHTDDSPYSWSFPPYHPSSEKYENTKTCRGPDGELHANLLCPVDVVDVPEGTLPDKQSTEQAVQLLEKMKTSASPFFLAVGYHKPHIPFRYPKEFQKLYPLENITLAPDSEVPDGLPPVAYNPWMDIRQREDVQALNISVPYGPIPVDFQRKIRQSYFASVSYLDTQVGHLLSALDDLQLANSTIVAFTSDHGRQSMDLVELVSLFPTLAGLAGLQVPPRCPVPSFHVELCREGKNLLKHFRFRDLEEDPYLPGNPRELIAYSQYPRPADFPQWNSDKPSLKDIKIMGYSIRTIDYRYTVWVGFNPDEFLANFSDIHAGELYFVDSDPFQDHNMYNDSQGGDLFQLLMP, from the exons ATGCCGACGCCCGCGTCCGGCCGAGGCTTTCTCTGGCTCAGTCTGGTCCTGAGCTCCGTCTGCGTCGCCCTCGGATCCGAGACGCAGGCCAACTCGACCACAG ATGCTCTGAACATTCTTCTCATCATCGTGGATGACCTGCGCCCCTCCCTGGGCTGTTATGGGGATAAGCTGGTGAGGTCCCCAAATATCGACCAACTGGCATCCCACAGCCTCCTCTTCCAGAATGCCTTTGCGCAG CAAGCAGTGTGCGCCCCGAGCCGCGTTTCTTTCCTCACTGGCAGGAGACCTGACACCACCCGCCTGTACGACTTCAACTCCTACTGGAGGGTGCACGCTGGAAACTTCTCCACCATCCCCCAGTACTTCAAGGAGAATGGCTATGTGACCATGTCGGTGGGAAAAGTCTTTCACCCTG ggatAACTTCTAACCATACCGATGATTCTCCATATAGCTGGTCTTTTCCACCTTATCATCCTTCCTCTGAGAAGTATGAAAACACTAAG acaTGTCGAGGGCCAGACGGAGAACTCCATGCCAACCTGCTTTGCCCTGTGGATGTGGTGGATGTGCCCGAGGGCACCTTGCCTGACAAACAGAGCACTGAGCAAGCCGTACAGTTGTTGGAAAAGATGAAAACGTCAGCCAGTCCTTTCTTCCTGGCCGTTGGGTATCATAAGCCACACATCCCCTTCAGATACCCCAAG GAATTTCAGAAGTTGTATCCTTTGGAGAACATCACCTTGGCCCCCGATTCCGAGGTCCCTGATGGCCTACCCCCTGTGGCGTACAACCCCTGGATGGACATCAGGCAACGGGAAGATGTCCAAGCCTTAAACATCAGTGTGCCATATGGCCCAATTCCTGTGGACTTTCAG CGGAAAATCCGCCAGAGCTACTTCGCCTCTGTGTCATATTTGGATACACAGGTTGGCCACCTCTTGAGTGCTTTGGACGATCTTCAGCTGGCCAACAGCACCATTGTTGCATTTACCTCGGATCATG GCAGGCAATCCATGGACCTTGTGGAACTTGTGTCTCTTTTTCCCACGCTGGCTGGACTTGCAGGACTGCAGGTTCCACCTCGCTGCCCCGTTCCTTCATTTCACGTTGAGCTGTGCAGAGAAGGCAAGAACCTTCTGAAGCATTTTCGATTCCGTGACTTGGAAGAGGATCCATACCTCCCTGGTAATCCCCGTGAACTGATTGCCTATAGCCAGTATCCTCGGCCTGCAGATTTCCCTCAGTGGAATTCTGATAAGCCGAgtttaaaagatataaagatCATGGGCTATTCCATACGCACCATAGACTATAGGTATACTGTGTGGGTTGGCTTCAATCCTGATGAATTTCTGGCTAACTTTTCTGACATCCATGCAGGGGAACTGTATTTTGTGGATTCTGACCCATTTCAGGATCATAATATGTATAATGATTCCCAAGGTGGAGATCTTTTCCAGTTGTTGATGCCTTGA